Part of the Candidatus Schekmanbacteria bacterium genome, GAATAAACCGATATGAACAATAAAAAGAATAGTTCAGAAAAGACTATTTATTATTGATGTTTTTGTAGTTATGTTTTTTAATATAGATAGTATTCACAGGATCAATTCTCATTTTTTAAAATAAAAAGTAAAAGAAAGTAGGAAGGAATCAATGGGAAAAATTCTCTTTGTTGATGACGATGAAACAATGAGGGAAGCAGTTTCCAAAGCTATTGAATCGATGGGACATACCTGTGATGTTGCAGCAGATGGATATGAGGGGTTCAATAAGATAAGAGAAGGAGAATATGATCTTGTTATTACCGATATAAGAATGCCTAAATTAGATGGGAAGGAATTTCTGAAAAGAGCGATTAAATACGATAAAAACCTTATGGTGGTTGTATTGACAGGATATAGTTCAGTCGAATCAGCAGTTGAACTATTAAAGCTTGGCGCTTACGATTATCTTGAAAAGCCCCTCAATTTTGAAGCACTTGAATTTGTGATTACCAGATGTCTTGAAAAAAGAAAGATAGAAGGACAATTAAACTTTTTTAAGGGAATGATATATACATTGATTATTTCTATTCCCATCTGGTTGATTCTGGGGATTATTCTAGCGGCATTTTTATCCTGATTGAAATGCACGAATGTATAATATATCAAATATTCCAATTAGAAAAGCCAGATTGCTCGGGCTTCTTCTCTTTATCTTTGAAAATTTCCATTTAGCTCTTCTTATCTCATTTGTATTTTATCTAAG contains:
- a CDS encoding response regulator, yielding MGKILFVDDDETMREAVSKAIESMGHTCDVAADGYEGFNKIREGEYDLVITDIRMPKLDGKEFLKRAIKYDKNLMVVVLTGYSSVESAVELLKLGAYDYLEKPLNFEALEFVITRCLEKRKIEGQLNFFKGMIYTLIISIPIWLILGIILAAFLS